One Ahaetulla prasina isolate Xishuangbanna chromosome 1, ASM2864084v1, whole genome shotgun sequence DNA window includes the following coding sequences:
- the ANGEL2 gene encoding protein angel homolog 2 isoform X3 — MRRSERRGGEKGGRRNRYPMLSRHVHRLVRDWVFYRNHLQRYLQNAQAFQCLKCVEYYSWACYPHLNLQNFGENWRLPLFWNLQLSPNLWQNYSIHFCTAKMKSEDCEPVFKKRRESEVQDISCSVEKKINVSSLNEKSSSPLKEENTPKLKRLIKRHWEYFCHQSKKTIIGDKMQLSQDDKDPQATFDFTVMSYNILSQDLLEYNPHLYKHCQQQILAWNYRFPNILADIKQLDADVLCLQEVQEDQYGVEIKPSLEALGYHCEYKMRTGQKPDGCAICFKTSKFSLLCSNPVEFFRHNIPLLDRDNVGLVLLLQPRFSYKAPTAICVANTHLLYNPRRGDIKLTQLAMLLAEITSVAIREDGCFYPLVICGDFNSVPHSPLYNFLTEGKLNYEGLAIGKVSGQEQSPRGNRILKIPIWPQSLGISQDCMYEEHQKRLVKERGAELLFSGGLSLLGRLSLVTEEDLWGVNGLPNESNSSDHLPLLAKFRLEA; from the exons ATATCCCATGCTGTCCCGCCACGTTCACAGGCTGGTTAGAGATTGGGTCTTTTACCGGAATCATCTTCAAAGATATCTCCAGAATGCTCAAGCTTTTCAGTGCCTAAAGTGTGTGGAGTACTATTCCTGGGCTTGCTACCCACATTTGAATCTTCAGAATTTTGGAGAGAATTGGAGACTTCCCCTTTTCTGGAACTTGCAACTTTCTCCCAATCTCTGGCAAAACTATTCCATTCATTTTTGTACTGCAAAAATGAAATCCGAGGACTGTgaaccagtttttaaaaaaagaagagagagcgaAGTACAGGACATTAGTTGCAGTGTTGAAAAAAAGATAAACGTATCTTCTTTAAATGAAAAATCATCATCTCCGCTTAAAGAAGAAAACACTCCAAAACTAAAAA GATTGATCAAGAGACATTGGGAATActtttgccatcaaagtaaaAAAACAATTATTGGAGACAAGATGCAGCTCAGCCAAGATGATAAAGACCCACAGGCCACATTTGATTTTACTGTAATGTCATATAACATTCTTTCCCAGGATTTATTAGAATACAATCCCCACCTCTACAAACACTGCCAGCAGCAAATACTAGCTTGGAATTATCGCTTTCCCAACATTCTTGCAGATATCAAACAACTTGATGCAGAT GTACTTTGTTTGCAGGAAGTCCAAGAAGACCAATATGGAGTAGAAATCAAGCCAAGCTTGGAAGCCCTAG GCTATCACTGTGAATACAAAATGAGGACAGGACAAAAGCCTGATGGCTGTGCCATATGCTTCAAGACCTCCAAATTCAGTCTTCTTTGCTCCAATCCTGTGGAATTCTTCCGTCACAATATCCCACTTTTGGATAGAGATAATGTGGGGCTAGTTCTGCTCCTGCAGCCTCGGTTTTCCTATAAAGCCCCCACAGCCATCTGTGTGGCCAATACACATCTTCTGTATAATCCAAGGCGGGGAGACATTAAGCTAACCCAGCTAGCCATGCTCCTGGCAGAAATTACCAGTGTTGCCATTCGTGAAGACGGGTGTTTTTATCCCCTTGTCATCTGTGGTGATTTCAATTCTGTCCCTCATTCTCCTCTGTACAATTTTTTGACAGAAGGAAAGCTGAATTATGAAGGTCTGGCAATAGGAAAA GTGTCTGGCCAGGAACAGTCCCCAAGGGGCAATAGGATACTTAAGATTCCCATTTGGCCTCAAAGCCTTGGTATTTCTCAGGATTGTATGTACGAGGAACATCAGAAACGCCTAGTAAAAGAAAGAg gaGCTGAACTTCTTTTCAGTGGAGGACTGAGTCTTCTGGGTAGACTGTCATTGGTAACTGAGGAAGATCTGTGGGGAGTCAATGGACTTCCTAATGAAAGCAATTCCTCTGACCATCTCCCTCTCCTGGCTAAGTTTAGGCTGGAAGCATAA
- the ANGEL2 gene encoding protein angel homolog 2 isoform X1: MRRSERRGGEKGGRRNRYPMLSRHVHRLVRDWVFYRNHLQRYLQNAQAFQCLKCVEYYSWACYPHLNLQNFGENWRLPLFWNLQLSPNLWQNYSIHFCTAKMKSEDCEPVFKKRRESEVQDISCSVEKKINVSSLNEKSSSPLKEENTPKLKRLIKRHWEYFCHQSKKTIIGDKMQLSQDDKDPQATFDFTVMSYNILSQDLLEYNPHLYKHCQQQILAWNYRFPNILADIKQLDADVLCLQEVQEDQYGVEIKPSLEALGYHCEYKMRTGQKPDGCAICFKTSKFSLLCSNPVEFFRHNIPLLDRDNVGLVLLLQPRFSYKAPTAICVANTHLLYNPRRGDIKLTQLAMLLAEITSVAIREDGCFYPLVICGDFNSVPHSPLYNFLTEGKLNYEGLAIGKVSGQEQSPRGNRILKIPIWPQSLGISQDCMYEEHQKRLVKERESKDTKDANLEQSEEILILAKRLPTDLHHRFQLSSVYSHYLPDSGVPEVTTCHSRSAVTVDYIFYSAARDDVTQEPGAELLFSGGLSLLGRLSLVTEEDLWGVNGLPNESNSSDHLPLLAKFRLEA, from the exons ATATCCCATGCTGTCCCGCCACGTTCACAGGCTGGTTAGAGATTGGGTCTTTTACCGGAATCATCTTCAAAGATATCTCCAGAATGCTCAAGCTTTTCAGTGCCTAAAGTGTGTGGAGTACTATTCCTGGGCTTGCTACCCACATTTGAATCTTCAGAATTTTGGAGAGAATTGGAGACTTCCCCTTTTCTGGAACTTGCAACTTTCTCCCAATCTCTGGCAAAACTATTCCATTCATTTTTGTACTGCAAAAATGAAATCCGAGGACTGTgaaccagtttttaaaaaaagaagagagagcgaAGTACAGGACATTAGTTGCAGTGTTGAAAAAAAGATAAACGTATCTTCTTTAAATGAAAAATCATCATCTCCGCTTAAAGAAGAAAACACTCCAAAACTAAAAA GATTGATCAAGAGACATTGGGAATActtttgccatcaaagtaaaAAAACAATTATTGGAGACAAGATGCAGCTCAGCCAAGATGATAAAGACCCACAGGCCACATTTGATTTTACTGTAATGTCATATAACATTCTTTCCCAGGATTTATTAGAATACAATCCCCACCTCTACAAACACTGCCAGCAGCAAATACTAGCTTGGAATTATCGCTTTCCCAACATTCTTGCAGATATCAAACAACTTGATGCAGAT GTACTTTGTTTGCAGGAAGTCCAAGAAGACCAATATGGAGTAGAAATCAAGCCAAGCTTGGAAGCCCTAG GCTATCACTGTGAATACAAAATGAGGACAGGACAAAAGCCTGATGGCTGTGCCATATGCTTCAAGACCTCCAAATTCAGTCTTCTTTGCTCCAATCCTGTGGAATTCTTCCGTCACAATATCCCACTTTTGGATAGAGATAATGTGGGGCTAGTTCTGCTCCTGCAGCCTCGGTTTTCCTATAAAGCCCCCACAGCCATCTGTGTGGCCAATACACATCTTCTGTATAATCCAAGGCGGGGAGACATTAAGCTAACCCAGCTAGCCATGCTCCTGGCAGAAATTACCAGTGTTGCCATTCGTGAAGACGGGTGTTTTTATCCCCTTGTCATCTGTGGTGATTTCAATTCTGTCCCTCATTCTCCTCTGTACAATTTTTTGACAGAAGGAAAGCTGAATTATGAAGGTCTGGCAATAGGAAAA GTGTCTGGCCAGGAACAGTCCCCAAGGGGCAATAGGATACTTAAGATTCCCATTTGGCCTCAAAGCCTTGGTATTTCTCAGGATTGTATGTACGAGGAACATCAGAAACGCCTAGTAAAAGAAAGAg AAAGCAAAGACACTAAAGATGCAAATTTAGAACAGTCAGAAGAGATCCTAATATTAGCAAAAAG ATTGCCCACAGATTTACATCACCGCTTTCAATTGTCTTCAGTCTATTCTCATTATCTGCCTGACAGTGGAGTTCCAGAAGTAACAACCTGCCACTCCAGAAGTGCAGTGACTGTAGATTACATCTTCTATTCTGCAGCAAGGGATGATGTTACTCAGGAACCTG gaGCTGAACTTCTTTTCAGTGGAGGACTGAGTCTTCTGGGTAGACTGTCATTGGTAACTGAGGAAGATCTGTGGGGAGTCAATGGACTTCCTAATGAAAGCAATTCCTCTGACCATCTCCCTCTCCTGGCTAAGTTTAGGCTGGAAGCATAA
- the ANGEL2 gene encoding protein angel homolog 2 isoform X2 — protein MLSRHVHRLVRDWVFYRNHLQRYLQNAQAFQCLKCVEYYSWACYPHLNLQNFGENWRLPLFWNLQLSPNLWQNYSIHFCTAKMKSEDCEPVFKKRRESEVQDISCSVEKKINVSSLNEKSSSPLKEENTPKLKRLIKRHWEYFCHQSKKTIIGDKMQLSQDDKDPQATFDFTVMSYNILSQDLLEYNPHLYKHCQQQILAWNYRFPNILADIKQLDADVLCLQEVQEDQYGVEIKPSLEALGYHCEYKMRTGQKPDGCAICFKTSKFSLLCSNPVEFFRHNIPLLDRDNVGLVLLLQPRFSYKAPTAICVANTHLLYNPRRGDIKLTQLAMLLAEITSVAIREDGCFYPLVICGDFNSVPHSPLYNFLTEGKLNYEGLAIGKVSGQEQSPRGNRILKIPIWPQSLGISQDCMYEEHQKRLVKERESKDTKDANLEQSEEILILAKRLPTDLHHRFQLSSVYSHYLPDSGVPEVTTCHSRSAVTVDYIFYSAARDDVTQEPGAELLFSGGLSLLGRLSLVTEEDLWGVNGLPNESNSSDHLPLLAKFRLEA, from the exons ATGCTGTCCCGCCACGTTCACAGGCTGGTTAGAGATTGGGTCTTTTACCGGAATCATCTTCAAAGATATCTCCAGAATGCTCAAGCTTTTCAGTGCCTAAAGTGTGTGGAGTACTATTCCTGGGCTTGCTACCCACATTTGAATCTTCAGAATTTTGGAGAGAATTGGAGACTTCCCCTTTTCTGGAACTTGCAACTTTCTCCCAATCTCTGGCAAAACTATTCCATTCATTTTTGTACTGCAAAAATGAAATCCGAGGACTGTgaaccagtttttaaaaaaagaagagagagcgaAGTACAGGACATTAGTTGCAGTGTTGAAAAAAAGATAAACGTATCTTCTTTAAATGAAAAATCATCATCTCCGCTTAAAGAAGAAAACACTCCAAAACTAAAAA GATTGATCAAGAGACATTGGGAATActtttgccatcaaagtaaaAAAACAATTATTGGAGACAAGATGCAGCTCAGCCAAGATGATAAAGACCCACAGGCCACATTTGATTTTACTGTAATGTCATATAACATTCTTTCCCAGGATTTATTAGAATACAATCCCCACCTCTACAAACACTGCCAGCAGCAAATACTAGCTTGGAATTATCGCTTTCCCAACATTCTTGCAGATATCAAACAACTTGATGCAGAT GTACTTTGTTTGCAGGAAGTCCAAGAAGACCAATATGGAGTAGAAATCAAGCCAAGCTTGGAAGCCCTAG GCTATCACTGTGAATACAAAATGAGGACAGGACAAAAGCCTGATGGCTGTGCCATATGCTTCAAGACCTCCAAATTCAGTCTTCTTTGCTCCAATCCTGTGGAATTCTTCCGTCACAATATCCCACTTTTGGATAGAGATAATGTGGGGCTAGTTCTGCTCCTGCAGCCTCGGTTTTCCTATAAAGCCCCCACAGCCATCTGTGTGGCCAATACACATCTTCTGTATAATCCAAGGCGGGGAGACATTAAGCTAACCCAGCTAGCCATGCTCCTGGCAGAAATTACCAGTGTTGCCATTCGTGAAGACGGGTGTTTTTATCCCCTTGTCATCTGTGGTGATTTCAATTCTGTCCCTCATTCTCCTCTGTACAATTTTTTGACAGAAGGAAAGCTGAATTATGAAGGTCTGGCAATAGGAAAA GTGTCTGGCCAGGAACAGTCCCCAAGGGGCAATAGGATACTTAAGATTCCCATTTGGCCTCAAAGCCTTGGTATTTCTCAGGATTGTATGTACGAGGAACATCAGAAACGCCTAGTAAAAGAAAGAg AAAGCAAAGACACTAAAGATGCAAATTTAGAACAGTCAGAAGAGATCCTAATATTAGCAAAAAG ATTGCCCACAGATTTACATCACCGCTTTCAATTGTCTTCAGTCTATTCTCATTATCTGCCTGACAGTGGAGTTCCAGAAGTAACAACCTGCCACTCCAGAAGTGCAGTGACTGTAGATTACATCTTCTATTCTGCAGCAAGGGATGATGTTACTCAGGAACCTG gaGCTGAACTTCTTTTCAGTGGAGGACTGAGTCTTCTGGGTAGACTGTCATTGGTAACTGAGGAAGATCTGTGGGGAGTCAATGGACTTCCTAATGAAAGCAATTCCTCTGACCATCTCCCTCTCCTGGCTAAGTTTAGGCTGGAAGCATAA